The window AACAATGCAGTCAGCCCACTCGGGTGTCACCCGCCAATGAAGCAGGCCTGGTAGAAAATCACCTGGGCTGTGTTGGGCTTGATCCGCACAATTTTCGGTCAACTAGCAAAAAATTAATTGCGTTCATGGGGTATCGAACTTGCGACCTCTCCCTCGTGCCCACAAGGCTGGAGCCAACCATGCTGACACTTTTCTGTGTTATAAACAGGTTCGCTAAGGAATTACATAGTCCCACCTTGCCCGTTTTCATCACAATTCACCAATTTATATACGTTCTTAAGTTGTGTGGAGAATCAAGAAGCTGTTTGGGGAATAGATGTGAATCTGATTGCCCTGGGACTGAAAGAAAGAGAGGCCAAGCGGGAGGCTTTGCTTGATTGGTTCTCCCTGCAGATCGAGAAGGGTCGAGAGAGCGCCATGGGGTGTACAGGAGGCGGCCTTGGCCTCGCTTCAGGAAGCCGTAGGGAGGAAGAAAACGGGGGGGAGGCGGCTGGATGCTGGTCAAGGGGTCGGACGATGAAGCTCGCTTCAGGAAGCCGAAGGGAGGAAGAAAACGGGAGGGAGGCGGCCGGATGCTGGTCAAGGGGTCGGACGATGAAGCTCGAGGTTGCGGCCATGGTGTCCTGTGACTAGCGACTGCCAGCAGCGCTGCGATTTTGCAGTCTAACGACCGCCGTATTAGCGTATAGATCTGGTCCGTTTCTTCGTGGGTGCCTTCGGCCTGATGGGCTTCTGCGTGCTGACTAGATTGACCAGGCCTACTCACAGGATTTTTTTTTGTCTcaaacaaaaggaaaaaaaaacagcaTAAGATTGTTTGAGCTGCAATTTTATGTGCATGTGAACACGTGTGGTGCTAtggtttttttgttttgtttgccAGGCCTACTCCTCTTATCAACATTTGTTTTGGTAACTCCAGCATATAGATCACAATGGATTGTGGTGTATGCATAAACCCAGATTTTGGCTGGTTTATTGTACACCGCATTGCTAATTTTACCCGATTTAATTTCTAACCATGGCAACAATGCTCTGTTGTTTATTGAAGCTGAGAAGCAGTAGTAGGATGCATGTTCTGAATTTTTGCACTGGGATTCAGCCAATACCACGGTTGAGATTGCTAAGCTTGATATTCATATATGATGTTTCCCGAAATATCTAGGGGGCTATGAACAAATTTAGATGGTTGATGACGGGAATACATACCCTCTTCCCAAACTAGCGTCCCAAAGTACCTTTGATCTATAGTTTTTCTAATTGAAGACTTTTCTGATGCATCGGTCGTGACTAAAGTACATTTAGGTTATTTGGGTGACAAGACAGTTAAGGGTAGTCAAGGTGCCTAGGTTTAATTGGGAAATGAGAAAGTTGCAATCACTTGATTTTTTTTTTCTCCATAGAAATGCATGGGCCTTTAATTACATATATCTTTATGTAGAGAAATGCATGTATGATACTTTAACAAATGGATAATTAAGTTTTCAGTTAAGACGAATGTTGATAGCATCACATACGTGAGAGTTCTCCCATGACAGCGCACAAATGCACAAACATGGAAGAATtcttttctcccgttgcaacccACGGGCATGTGTGCTAGTTGACTCCATATTTGAACTAGAAACAGAACAAGATAGTTTGAGATATATACAGGCATTCACCTCGGACCAATCTATTGGCCAATATCGCCCACTTGTCCGCTTCTTGCCCCAGTTCCACCAACTCGGTTTCTATCTCCGGCCACCACTCCGGGAGCCTTCCCTGTGGTTCCTTCTTCCTGACCTTCCTTGCGGGCTCCTTGACGTGGCTGACCGGAGGTAGCACAGGAGACGATAcagccaccaccacctccttccCACCCATGCTCCGGTCCCGCTTCGTCACCACAGCTCCGCCTTCCGGTCGTTCCCACCAGCCCCGCCCCCATAGCTGGCGCCAGGCCCGCAAGGCCAGCCCCAGCGACGCCCAGGCCGCGGCGGAGAGAGCGAGGGACCAGAGAAGGGCGAATGCGGCGAAGCGCAGCGACGAGCGGCGGAAGGTCAGGACCAAGCGGTCCCCACCGACGACGCGGACGCAGGAGCGGAGGTCGCTGTAGGCTTCGTCGGCCTCCGCGGCGAGGCGCTGGAAGCGCAGCTccgcgcggcggcggaggcgccaGAGCTCTCCCTCGAGGCCGCCGAAGTCGTCTTCGGGGGCGGGGGCGAGGgccggggtcggggcggcggccttGCTGCCGGAGCGGAAGGGGCTAGGGTTTTTGCTGCGGAAGCGCCGCGCGAAGGCCAGGGCTGTGACCGTTCGGCGGCTGCCGGGTGAGTGGTGTTGGAGGAGAGACGGGAGAGACGTAGAGGTGGCCGCTGCTAtcgccggcggggcggcggcggtggctaaGGCCATCGCATCAGGATTCAGGCTGTGTTAGATGAGGGGTTTGGAGGGCGTCTGCGGTTGGATGGAGATGATTACCCGAACCCGCAGCTGCAGGGaggggcaaatttgacaattttaaCATGTGAATGAAATCATTTCACAAAATGAACTCCCTTTAAAAAAAATTCACTCAGCTGACTTTTTGAGCGGCGCCCGACACGAAAACGCCACACTATGCTAAAATTACTAAGTCAATGCCTGATCAGCCCGGACTGCCTAAAAATTATTAAGTCAATGTGCAGCGTCTAAGAGCTGGGCGCTATACtatatagtgtggcgcctagcctCCGGGCGTTGCACTGTACTTATTGAGTAGGATCCTGCACAGCGATAGCTGCGCTGCACTGCACGTACGTCGCCTCAAGCCAGCGCAAGGAACTTCGTGCATCTTTGATCCTTAAAGTTGTTGGCGATGTCTATAATGGTCCCGGAACTCACAAACTGCTTCTATACAATCCTGAAACTTGCAAATACGGACTCAGGATAGTCCTTAATCTTGGCAAACCGGTCCTGGGCTACGGCAACGCGTACGCCCCAGCCACGTCAGCTTAGGAGTAGTTCGCGGGCATCCGCCGCGAGTCGTGGACATATTCAGTTATTCCAATTCCAGTCGAATCTTTGCGATCAGGCTGCGGCGGCGTTCGCCTGATCATGGACGACAAGGCCGGCCGGTACCTGAGCGCCCTGGCTACGGCAAAGGAGGGAAGGGCCTCCCAGCCGTAACTGCCGGCGGCGGTCTGCGGCGCCTATGGGTGCGCCGATACGACGGCTCGATGAAGTGCCGGCGCCGATGTACAGTAAGGCCAAATATTCCGGGCATGGGAACGATTTTTGTTAAGATTGCAATGTTGTAGCACGAAAATAGAGGGGTATCCAGTACGCTGGCTATTTTGAGTGGAGATTGGGGAATCAACTGACTGTAGCTCATTGCACTTGATGAAGAGGGAAATTTTAATATATAAAGGCGTAAAGACTTGATATATAAAACTAATGTGTTCGACTGATTGTGTGTCTGCATATGAAAATTTTAATTATGTACTATTGGTCACTCGTAAGGAACACGACAATACCCCAGGACGTGAATGTATCTTTGACTCCTTGTTCTTACATGGATGATGTTACTCGAGGACTCCCATGTACGAGAATTCATGGTTTTCAACTCAATTAGTCTGCTGAGTTTACCCACTTTAGTAACATTCTATAAATGGTTCTGACAATTGCAAAATTTACTAAGTATATTCTTGTTTTCATCaagtggtgctgctatatgaagTATTATGTGTGCTGATATTCTGAATTTCGGAGTATTACTAGTTTAAGGTAAAATGGTAAGGATCAGTACACATCTTTTCATGTGCTGATATTCTGAAAGAGAGTAGCTGAAGAAGTAACTCTAGTAAAGCAGCAAGACATGGATGAGAACAATGAGAAAAAGAAGGCTGAAGGCGCAGCAAAAGTTAAGGCAATGGATGAACAGGACAACATGAAACATTGGCAAATTCAGACAGAAACATCAAAACGGGCACCTTCCAACCAGGAAAGGTCAAGGTTTAAAAAACCAAGAAAAGTTAACATGTTTGATGAGCTAAGGAGTGGCTGAATGCCATGTGTGAACTTTTCAGGGTTAGATTATTTTATTAATGAACTAGTAATGTCAGCTGCAGAACTTGTAATCATTGTTTTATGTACTGTTGAGATCATATACGCTTGGTGTTCAGATCATATACGCTTGGTCTGCTTCTCCTAAATTTAGTTAAATCGTCTTTATATTTGTTTTCTGTGATTCCTACTGAATGCACTTGCATCTCATGGAAAATCAGCTATGGAGAAGTTTCATTTGTGTTCTGTGAGTCCTGCAAAATTCGCCTACATCTTGTGAAAATTCAGCTATGGAGATGTTTTGTGTTCTGTGTAGTTCTGCAAAGGCACTTACATACTGTCAAAATTTAGCTAGGGAGATATTTTATTTGTGTGTTGTGTAGTCCTGCAAAATGCACTTACATCTTGTGAAAATTCAGCCAATGTGATGTTTTATTTGTCTGCTGTGTACTCCTGCAAAATGCACTTACATCTTGTGAAAATTCATCCAAGGAGATGTTTTATTTGTGTGATGTGTAGTCCTGCAAAATTGAGTCACATATATGCTCAATTGTTGCTTCAGGTTGGTCTCGGTACTGTACAAACTGCACTTCACATGCATGTATTACAGAAGGATAGATGAGGACAACACTTCCTGACATTAGCATAGTTCTCATGCATAGCTGACATTACATTACATATAACAAAAGAGGCACATACTGTTGGCAGTAAATATAGTTCACGTAAAAGCTGACCACCAAGTTCACTAATCTAACATATACATAACACTGAGAAATACATAGCCTGGTATTCACGAGTTCAGAACTCGCACTGCCATCAACTTTGCCCAGAACATGGCTGTTTCTGTGCATGCGAGTCAGGTCGATTCGCACCTCTTGACGGCAGTACGGCAGGATGACCACCTCGGATGACAGAGCACCCACCACTGGTCGATGGCCGGAAGGAGTGCGGCCGGAGTCATCGCATCGCCGCCATCTccgaccgccgccgccatcaGCACGCGCCGACGTTATCGTGCCTCCAGCGCATCCATGGTAGATGTGCGCGCGAGGCACATGGCCTTACCTCCTGCGCGCAAGCTCCGGCTCGAGCCACCGTCGGCGACCACAGGAGCGAAGCCGATGACACCCGCAGCATTGATGGAGAGGAGAACTCGGTCTCGCCGCTCATGCTGAGGAACGAAAGGGGGAAAACAAAATTAGAGTTAGGGATTTGGGAGGGAATCGGTACCGCGAACCAGTTAATCGGCTGGTCGTGGGCCCTATACTGACGTGGCGGTTGTGGCGTACACCATACGTAGTACGCGTTGCCGTAGCCCAGGACCGGTTTGCCAAGATTAAGGACCATACTGAGTCCGTATTTGCAAGTTTCAGGACTGTATAGAAGCAGTTTGTGAGTTCCGGGACCATTATAGACATCGCCAACAACTTTAAGGATCAAAGATGCATTTTACTCCCATGCATCGCATGCAGCAGTTGGGTATCACGTCTTTTCAGATAGGCTGGAACGGATACACGCGCAGCAGCCCTCTCTTTACTCTCACAGCCGCGTCGGATTGGATGGATGGATTAGCAGCTTTCTTGTCTCGTTGGAGTACTACTACTAGTGCTAGCAGTTAGGCAGTACTATGTAGGTAGAGAGGCATGTAGCCCTGTGTTTGCTGCATGCGCTGCATCCTACATGTGTAGCGGCAACTGTACAGTGCTTTGCTGCATGCGCTGCATCCTACAGGTACCGGCAActgtacagtgcaacgcctagaggctaggcgctacactgtatagtgtggcgcctagctttTAGGCGCTGCACATTGACTTATTAATTTTTTGACAGTCCGGGATGCGACGCTGGTCAGTCGTGTAGTGCCTGTCAGTCAGGCGTTGCACagtatagtgtggcgccttcgtgtcgggcgccACCTAAAAAGGTCAGTTGAGTGAATTTCTTTTAAAAAGAGTTCATTTTGTGAAATGATTTCATACacaggtcaaaattgtcaaatctGCCGCAGGGAGGCAACTCAAAACGCGAATCATCAAATTGACCTCAACCTCAAATGTTCGGACGAGACGATCCCGACAATTTTAGGCAAACCTGACCCTGCGGGTCGGATCAACATGGCAAGGCCTGGACTGACTATAAAAATAATGGAATTCaattttttaacacggtataAACACAAATGCATACATACACACATACACttactgtcgtggaattaacacgtcagatgtcctaggtgtaaggacttagtcgtgaggccagcgcatctatgtatccatgttaaactaatctgcaatataaacacaagaacaaatttgacaggttgtgttccgggttaaatattcttggtagccggcacttgatcatccttaagtccttgtcatcttccttcttgatatgtatccataatctcatagcaaaatctctttagcagatatgttcaaattttgccaatgcaaaaaatccagatacttcctttgaaaatccgggtcaacaggccagcttcagagtcaatttgctgacattgatctcttgttgagaaatattgtaagagataatctagttgagtcggctttcaaagcgccggcttaagaaatattggtcttgaaatacgcATCCGATATTCAGCCGGTTtaaagatgtaaaacttgccggtttatgagtaccaaaattgccgggttataaaagctgatacttccgggtcatgattgttgccaacgccggttcatgattattgatgacgccgggttgtagacacagggtcataatgattggtgacaccgggtcaatctggtttgctcaaaacaaagaatttgaaaatatttctcccttatatccatattacctgtagcccccaagggccggtttaatcagcatgaataagccgggacttatcaccatggcgttaaataaaatccagttgtgtagcccccatgagtcggctatagtcatagtagtgtagccgggtcatcctagaattgtcttgaattgttgccaggagcaattggtagcccccaagggccggctcatttagaatgtgatgagtcgggtcttcaatgaagtgagcaaaaaatgactttgcattagcccccaagtgccatggtgcctgctggcagtgacatgggacttgcatattttatgtaatctcaacttgaataatgtagcccccaagtgcctggttgtaagcctgcagcgactcgggactattcctttcattgtagaataaatcatatccattgataaaataatagccattgcgccaaagcgactttgaaaacctcaatcataatattagttactgataaccataataaaaatccagccatgctgGCTATTAAACATTTGAATAACCCgatttgaaaacctcaatcattcaaatcataatgaaaatctagccaagtttggctatttaaagattcaaataccttatctgttgacaagtaaatccggagtttaaatacccggcgactcttggccgatggcgatttattacgcctccattgtaagccggaaattttataacccggcggcttatagcctttgagaaaaccaagaatggacaacccttttgagacaccaatttcaatctttgatgatgggcttgaacttaattatttatgtaagtcatagccctgtaaatcctgcacagagtttaaacaacatgtgccctggcgacttaacgttaaaagccagggcgggtaatcacccaaatgtagtcttatcccgcatacaagtagatcacaagatcccttggcggtttaccgcagggcgggtcataatatctcacatataaccactgtgatattgattttgtactgccggtttacatgacctgtgcagtaagggtgataacccaatccttagaagccaatgcttccacatagatgatgattgtcataagctggcgatttaccattgaaaatcaagccgggttaaataacaaccactcatatacactttagatatgaaaaagagcttcaaatgaaatccaaaaattgttggcaaaaagagacttcaaaatttttgaggcttctgattcgaatacgatcagaaaaccgtcccaaaggggttaagctaagattcgaatacgatcatatagcccccggtggctttggcgttgccgatcaagagggtaccgacagctatgttctctttggttcgaatacgacctatgtttgaacaggaagcccccaaatgaccttgagagttgtttaacgacgctgattcaaatacgatccacgtcggttcccaaagggggttgagctatggttcaaatatgaccaagaaactccccaatgagctcggcagtgtgccgatcaaaaagggtatcgacagctatgttctctttggttcgaatacgacctatgtttgaacaggaagccccctagtgatcatgagaatatttaacgactctgattcgaatacgatcagggtcacaccaaaagggttaagctaaattcgaaatacgatcagctcccaatggtcattaaagcagggtacctatatttgggttgtgctttgtaacagactctctttggtccctttaatttttcctgagaactcgaactttgtgagagataacctctttttgaaccggaaatttgtaaaccggataATAAGAGCTTGAAAGCTTTATAAGatacaaatttaccttgagccggacgtttgaaccggatttgagagcttcaaaactttgcgggagaaagatatctcttgaaccggattttaaaccggaatctttatttgaaccggcaattttctgacggcctttaaagtttcatcaacatggtagcagcctccggaaccgggttatcattccctccaacgacccggggttcccgagtcatgtcactatagcccccgagtctcaagatgactcgcggagttggcttgagattctccatatttaaccgtgatataaatcggcataacttgtatatcattggtgtcgataacacgatgtgtatccacagaaggttgaggtgactatGGCGGGTTATAAAGGATCccatatgagccgtgtcagcaactcggccaatggtcccttccaactggatgttttgaagttaaccaaaccgtagtggcggcgacttgtgcgcctgcccattgagccgtCCAGTGCATACGGCGGTTGATAACACATGATAAGTTTCCTCCaagttgttggaagaaaaccaggcttcccaagcagtgacttgctcatattcaATAACAACTCATGCAGACAGGTACGGCCCGGTgggttgatgtagaccaggccgcgagagacggacggtaaagacgaccgtagcatcagaggcggcacagacagatgagccggccgtggcgttgtaagccagtgcggatgagcgagttaaccacatcgttttgatgtagtgaacaattgtcctgcatcaacaatattgcagaccaaggcaaagataaactgctctttgacaaaaataCTATGTATTAAGAACAAACTTGGATGAATATCACCTGATTCGTCCGGGcaacagatgagtcggccgcagcgctgtaagccggtgcggacgggcgagcTAATCGCAGGCACGGTAAGCCGGGTGGACAGGCGAGTCGGGCCGTAGGAGCAGACAGATAAatcggccgcggcgttgtaagccggtgcggacgagaaAATTGTCCTCCTCATTGTAAGCCGATACGGACGCGTGAACCGGTCGCGAGGGCGTGCGGGCGAGTCGTTCGTGCTGCTGCAATGcggcgcggacgggcgagtcggccggcgcGTTGCTGTAATCCGGACCATGACACGCCAGTCCATGAAGCCGCACGGTACCGTCGAACGTGCCTCCGTGGTATAACACCACTTTGTAATGAATAATTCTCCTGCATATATAAAAATACCGTAGAGCAGAGTAGTTGTGCTCATAGTAATTAAAGTATACTGAGAAAATGTATAGAAGAAATAACACCTGATTTATTTTTTGGACGCATGAACGCGGACGCTGATGATAAAagcgtagcaaatgtctgatGTGACCCTAGCACCGTGGCCTCATAAAAAGGGCATTTGACCACCTCTTGGGTTTTATCTCAAAAGCTTTTAACTGCTGCCTTTTAGCTGTTTCAGTAAAAAGCTCGGCGGGTTCCCAGTAGCAGAAA is drawn from Aegilops tauschii subsp. strangulata cultivar AL8/78 chromosome 1, Aet v6.0, whole genome shotgun sequence and contains these coding sequences:
- the LOC109773049 gene encoding uncharacterized protein — protein: MALATAAAPPAIAAATSTSLPSLLQHHSPGSRRTVTALAFARRFRSKNPSPFRSGSKAAAPTPALAPAPEDDFGGLEGELWRLRRRAELRFQRLAAEADEAYSDLRSCVRVVGGDRLVLTFRRSSLRFAAFALLWSLALSAAAWASLGLALRAWRQLWGRGWWERPEGGAVVTKRDRSMGGKEVVVAVSSPVLPPVSHVKEPARKVRKKEPQGRLPEWWPEIETELVELGQEADKWAILANRLVRAIVDNRVAGRDYRYDDAVQLRQLCKISGVKVSFDTENARDSFYRATTGFVLDDCSRTAEDMGTAQINGENPRDFLAGLSMNIGLDKFRAATLVCASVAARTRACLLQCWALEIQGKRAEALDELVKICRIHRVFPPEENSAEMEMVAGGLKKNLEVAERVHLLSLYRSACTTGVKTVAEALGLSSPDQ